A window of Trichoderma atroviride chromosome 3, complete sequence contains these coding sequences:
- a CDS encoding uncharacterized protein (TransMembrane:12 (i43-63o97-118i130-150o156-175i187-207o219-240i311-333o345-366i378-397o409-434i455-473o479-497i)), translated as MGRRKGGFMTIYFDQHDPSSEKHDPSFGRPSVSGLDYSPLPRVTGRSLAMGCLVSFGGLIFGYDTGQISGFLEMPDFLDRFGLTHSDGTKYFSNVRAGLIVALLSIGTLFGALVAAPVADKFGRKPSISFWALIVSIGFVIQIASVSAWYQLMIGRFVSGLGVGALSLLVPMYQAETAPAWIRGAMVCAYQLFITMGIWLAACFNYGTVKHQADNSGSWRIVIGLGWLWTIGLGVGILAFPETPRFDFRHGNEERAKQTICRVFGATENHWAVHTQITEIERKLRGESQIKNGPVKEFITMFKAPRMAYRIALGMTLQMLQQLTGANYFFYYGTTIFKSVQINSFVTQIILNSINFGVTFIGLYMVEHFGRRKSLIAGSIWMFICFMIFASVGHFMLNLTDPAATPTPGIVLIVFACLFILGFATTWGPMIWTIQAEIFPSRYRAKGMALSTASNWIWNFCIGFFTPFITGAIDFRYGYVFAACNFLGALVIYFFVIEGQGRTLEEIDTMYLEHVLPWKSTKWVPPPPEHMANIRKKAGVDLDAIADQESDGPLAAAQYNKDLSSPEVPSHEEHV; from the exons ATGGGTCGCAGAAAGGGTGGTTTCATGACCATCTACTTTGATCAACATGATCCCTCCTCAGAGAAGCACGACCCCAGCTTTGGTCGACCCTCGGTTTCTGGCCTAGATTATTCCCCTTTGCCACGTGTAACAGGGCGTTCATTGGCAATGGGTTGTCTCGTCTCTTTTGGTGGTCTCATCTTCGGATATGACACCGGTCAGATTTCCGGATTCCTGGAGATGCCCGACTTCCTGGACCGCTTTGGATTGACACATTCCGATGGCACGAAATACTTCAGCAATGTTAGGGCAGGTCTCATTGTTGCCTTGCTGTCAATAG GTACACTTTTTGGTGCTTTAGTCGCTGCTCCTGTAGCCGATAAATTCGGAAGAAAACCATCAATCTCCTTTTGGGCACTTATCGTATCAATCGGGTTTGTAATCCAGATTGCTTCCGTTTCAGCCTGGTACCAGCTCATGATTGGCCGTTTTGTTTCCGGATTGGGTGTGGGAGCACTCAGTTTACTTGTACCCATGTACCAAGCTGAGACAGCACCTGCTTGGATTCGTGGAGCCATGGTCTGCGCCTATCAGCTTTTCATCACCATGGGTATCTGGCTGGCTGCTTGCTTCAACTACGGAACTGTCAAGCACCAGGCTGACAACTCTGGAAGTTGGCGTATCGTCATTGGTCTTGGTTGGCTTTGGACCATTGGCCTCGGAGTTGGTATCTTGGCTTTCCCCGAAACTCCTCGATTCGACTTCCGACATGGCAATGAGGAAAGAGCTAAACAGACAATCTGTCGAGTATTTGGCGCCACAGAAAACCACTGGGCTGTTCACACTCAAATCACTGAGATTGAGCGCAAGCTGCGTGGTGAATCCCAGATCAAGAATGGCCCCGTCAAGGAGTTCATTACCATGTTCAAGGCTCCCCGCATGGCCTACCGTATTGCTCTTGGCATGACCCttcagatgctgcagcaacTCACTGGCGCCAactacttcttctactacGGTACCACCATCTTCAAGTCGGTGCAGATCAACTCGTTCGTTACCCAGATCATCCTTAACAGTATCAACTTTGGCGTCACCTTTATTGGTCTGTACATGGTTGAGCACTTTGGTCGTCGCAAGTCTCTCATTGCCGGTTCCATCTGGATGTTTATCTGCTTCATGATCTTTGCATCAGTTGGCCATTTCATGCTTAACCTCACTGATCCTGCCGCCACTCCCACGCCAGGCATTGTTCTGATCGTCTTCGCCTGTCTCTTcattcttggctttgctacTACTTGGGGCCCTATGATTTGGACTATCCAGGCTGAGATCTTCCCTTCGCGCTATCGTGCCAAGGGTATGGCTCTGTCCACCGCTAGCAACTGGATCTGGAACTTTTGTATTGGTTTCTTCACCCCCTTCATCACTGGGGCCATTGATTTCAG ataTGGTTATGTTTTCGCTGCCTGCAACTTTCTGGGTGCCCTCGTCATCTACTTCTTCGTCAttgaaggccaaggccgcaCCCTCGAAGAGATCGACACCATGTATCTCGAGCACGTCCTCCCCTGGAAGAGCACGAAATGGGTACCGCCTCCTCCAGAACACATGGCGAACATCCGCAAGAAGGCTGGTGTCGATCTTGATGCTATTGCGGACCAGGAGAGCGATGGTCCCTTGGCCGCGGCTCAGTATAACAAAGACCTGTCATCTCCCGAGGTGCCCTCCCACGAAGAGCATGTCTAA
- a CDS encoding uncharacterized protein (EggNog:ENOG41) translates to MAHRSSAAQHENRKGYRFCIRKIWKSKLAIADVNATLLKQTAKELKEAYPTFEVLPIELDAANEDSTIKAVETAFSKFGQIDHAVNNIGITGHLAPSTSVSTKDFRNLLDINLTSLWTAQREQIRIMLQQEPIQLECAPTRIGETNQTTINRGLREFVFHLGELWFARLASNNSLRDKQTWDYRPYKKRKMRTNTLRGYTN, encoded by the exons ATGGCCCATCGTTCATCAGCGGCGCAGCACGAG AATCGGAAAGGCTACCGCTTTTGCATTCGCAAAATATGGAAGTCCAAActtgccattgccgatgTTAATGCGACTTTGCTGAAGCAAACGGCCAAAGAACTGAAAGAGGCATATCCGACTTTTGAAGTATTGCCCATTGAATTAGATGCGGCTAATGAAGATTCGACGATCAAAGCCGTCGAAACCGCCTTTTCAAAATTCGGCCAAATCGATCATGCTGTAAACAATATCGGCATTACCGGTCATTTAGCTCCAAGCACATCTGTCTCAACGAAAGATTTCAGGAATCTTCTCGACATTAACCTAACGAGTCTTTGGACTGCACAAAGAGAGCAAATTAGAATAATGCTTCAACAAGAGCCTATCCAGCTAGAGTGCGCACCCACCCGCATAGGGGAGACAAACCAGACAACGATTAATCGTGGTTTGCGTGAATTTGTCTTCCATTTGGGGGAGCTTTGGTTCGCGAGACTTGCCTCCAACAACAGCCTACGTGACAA GCAAACATGGGATTATCGGCCTTACAAAAAGCGCAA GATGCGAACCAATACGCTTCGCGGATATACGAATTAA
- a CDS encoding uncharacterized protein (EggNog:ENOG41~TransMembrane:1 (i12-30o)) produces the protein MRLTRAISLTNFMVATSALGFQVFVLYPWHKELDAGFEDLKKEHLKVLDVVGKNISEQQRKTFTSKFNELKQESARRWWWM, from the coding sequence atgcGACTAACACGCGCCATTTCTCTCACCAACTTCATGGTCGCCACCTCCGCGCTCGGCTTCCAAGTGTTTGTGCTGTACCCTTGGCACAAAGAACTAGACGCCGGCTTCGAAGACCTCAAGAAGGAACATCTCAAGGTCCTCGATGTAGTCGGAAAGAACATCTCGGAACAGCAGCGAAAGACCTTTACCAGCAAGTTCAACGAGCTGAAGCAGGAAAGCGCTCGACGATGGTGGTGGATGTAA